One Vicia villosa cultivar HV-30 ecotype Madison, WI linkage group LG5, Vvil1.0, whole genome shotgun sequence genomic window, TCATCATCAGATATCCAAACTCCCAACATTGGAACGTTGGTTTCCAGATGGTACTCAACTTCCCATACGTTTTCCTTTTACGATGGAGTCACAAAATAATCACTCTGATGGGGCGAGTTCTTCAACATCTGATGAAGAACTCCATATATCAGAGAGGTTATTCCATTTCACAAAGGAAAAAATTTTACAACTAAAATCAAAAGTCAATACAAAAATTGATAGTACCTTCCAAATATCTTCTCTACAAGTGCTTTTTAGTCACGTTTGGTGCTCCATTATTCGTTCCAAACAAATTGATCCACAAGAACAAGTCCATAGTATATTAATGATAGGGGTTAGACTGAGATTTGTTCCACAATTGTCAGAAGgttattttggaaatgcatttaaAGGTGGCATGGTTACAATGAAAGCTGAGGAGTTGTTGAAGGAAGATGGCGTTCGTAACACCGCCCTGGAGATAAACAAGTTAATTGCATCACACTCTAATGAGAAGATAAAGAATCACTATGAGTTTTGGTTGAAAAATCCAAATGTTTTTATACCTAAGAGCATGCCGAATAATTTATTAATCATGAGCAGTTCTCCACGATTTGATGTTTATGGTAATGATTTTGGATGGGGAAAGCCGGTTGGAGTTCGTAGTTCAAATGATATAAATGGAATTATTAGTGTGTTTGGTGGAATAGAAGAAGGTAGTATTGAACTACAAATTCGTCTCCCTTATAATATTTTGGAGGCATTGGGAAATGACATTGAGTTCACGGATGTTGTGTCCAACTAATGCAACTTCAAGATTTATAATTCATGAAtaatttatgatatttaattcttagttttttctttcataaaaaatatgtttCTTGTTGATATTGTGCATGTGGTTACTTGTGTTGTGCACTAAGTTGTACTAGTATTATTCTAATGTATGGTAATTATTGGTAAGTACTCAATTCTATTGGAgagaaattttaataaaaaatttaatatctgtttaaatttgaatttataataaatattgtttaattttttgACTTAAATGCTCTGTGATCtctctattttagttttttttatcttttagtcttattttaaaaaaatagtcttGATCCCGTATTtaatattttctaagtttttagtCTCCTTTCAAATTTAAAGAGATAACAATGACGTGACAagaataaaagatattttaaaaaatagtataattaatttgtGACAAGAATAAAAATACTTTAAAGAAtagtattaattaatttatagcgTAATGATAAGGAAAAAAAAAGGTgaacattttaaaattaaagagTACAAAGTAGCTTTCCATGTGATATAACtccattttaaaatataattacagCAAAGTGTGTTTGAACGTTTTGCATGCACTTTTAAAAAACAAAGTCAACATTTAACAGAGTGTTTGCTTACTATTTTATTACTCCACTCAATTTAATTTGATAGaattaacaattttattactccACTCAATTTAATTTGATAGAGTTTGTTAATTACTATTTTATGCAATTTTGCACTAACTTTAAAATTCAGCAACTATTATTATTAacgttaaatatgtttttagtccctataaatatctcaattttagctttagtccttataaaaagtatattaatttttagttcttataaaattacttttgcactcatttTTGATCCCTCTACAGGAACTAAAACTgggtgcaaaagtaattttataaagattaaaagttaatatttttttatagagactaaatgTCATTTTGGgtactaaaaacatatttaacccttattattatAAGCACAACAATACAAAGTATGAGACAAATtaacatatttaatattttaacccCTAAAGGTTGGTCTAGCGGTCTTGAAAGTGTATTCTTCTCAAAGTCCTGAGTTTGAATCCTATTAAATACTCATTGCGTGGGCCAGTCCATAACTTTGTCAGATattaaaaatttccaaaaaaaaataaattaatattttatttagataaatcaatatttttttacaGCAAAAACAATGCACAAAATATCATAGACTTTCTCACATTATATATTTAGATTTCAAAAGATCCACTTTGAAAAACCACACCTAAAACTTGAAAAACTTTTTAACATTTCTTATAACACCTACACAAACCACACCTAGAACACCCTTAATTTTATCGGAACAAACATTGTTCCATTTAATTTAATGAATTGAACGAACTTCTTGATTACACCTAACACACAAAGATAAATATAAAAGAGTTGAGAAATAGATTTAATCTTAGAAAATTTActtgatcaagtatttgaagAAGGAAAAATAGTAAATCAATAGCTAAAACAAAGCATattgaaacaaaataaaacaatcaccAATGGAAAGGTTTTGACATTTTCATCCGAGAAAATTTTGATGGATATTTCCTTCTCCTGTAGCTTTCTTTACATAGCAAGGAGCGTTGCATTATGATATCTCGTTGACATTCTTGTTGGTGACTATGGTTCATATATTATACCATAATGCAATCATTAGGGAAATCGACGGAGAATCCAAACGCTCCTTCGTGTAACTTAGAGG contains:
- the LOC131606447 gene encoding protein ENHANCED PSEUDOMONAS SUSCEPTIBILITY 1-like; amino-acid sequence: MGVVRVLSTHTIKASKSSNKNIDLTPWDLQHLCATPNKKGLLYHHPISSNQIQQLRHSLSSSLEFFQPLAGRLKITEHEDDHTFSCSIICNNEGVLFIHAEVENTCVADILEPRYVPSIVGSFFPFIGVRNYEGTSQPLLAVQVTELVDGMFVACTINHVVADGNSLWHFINSWAEISRSSCHHQISKLPTLERWFPDGTQLPIRFPFTMESQNNHSDGASSSTSDEELHISERLFHFTKEKILQLKSKVNTKIDSTFQISSLQVLFSHVWCSIIRSKQIDPQEQVHSILMIGVRLRFVPQLSEGYFGNAFKGGMVTMKAEELLKEDGVRNTALEINKLIASHSNEKIKNHYEFWLKNPNVFIPKSMPNNLLIMSSSPRFDVYGNDFGWGKPVGVRSSNDINGIISVFGGIEEGSIELQIRLPYNILEALGNDIEFTDVVSN